The following coding sequences are from one Nicotiana tomentosiformis chromosome 3, ASM39032v3, whole genome shotgun sequence window:
- the LOC104109797 gene encoding uncharacterized protein, with amino-acid sequence MVQCYILASMSNLLQHQHQSMESVYDILVNLKEMFGDQNCAAKQTFMKALLNIKMVEGSSVTDHVLKMMRLLNGLEVLGANMDKDTQVEMILQTLPNSFQQFHLNYNLNKMDLSLVKLLNELQSAETIIKQQAPLCH; translated from the coding sequence ATGGTGCAGTGTTACATTCTGGCATCTATGTCGAATCTTTTGCAACATCAACATCAGTCTATGGAGTCTGTTTATGACATTCTGGTAAATCTCAAAGAGATGTTTGGAGATCAGAATTGTGCGGCTAAGCAGACTTTCATGAAAGCTCTTCTGAATATAAAAATGGTTGAAGGTTCATCTGTTACGGACCATGTTCTGAAGATGATGAGACTTCTGAATGGACTAGAGGTCCTTGGAGCTAATATGGATAAGGATACGCAGGTTGAGATGATCCTACAGACTCTGCCTAACAGCTTTCAGCAATTTCACCTTAATTATAATTTGAACAAAATGGATTTGTCACTTGTGAAATTGCTGAATGAGCTGCAGTCGGCAGAGACTATTATCAAGCAACAAGCTCCCCTGTGTCACTGA